One window of Lemur catta isolate mLemCat1 chromosome 3, mLemCat1.pri, whole genome shotgun sequence genomic DNA carries:
- the IPO13 gene encoding importin-13, producing the protein MERREEQPGAAGAGAAPALDFTVENVEKALHQLYYDPNIENKNLAQKWLMQAQVSPQAWHFSWQLLQPDKVPEIQYFGASALHIKISRYWSDIPTDQYESLKAQLFTQITRFASGSKIVLTRLCVALASLALSMMPDAWPCAVADMVRLFQAEDSPVDGQGRCLALLELLTVLPEEFQTSRLPQYRKGLVRASLAVECGAVFPLLEQLLQQPSSPSCVRQKVLKCFSSWVQLEVPLQDCEALIQAAFAALQDSELFDSSVEAIVNAISQPDSQRYVNTLLKLIPLVLGLQEQLRQAVQNGDMETSHGICRIAVALGENHSRALLDQVEHWQSFLALVNMIMFCTGIPGHYPVNETTSSLTLTFWYTLQDDILSFEAEKQAVYQQVYRPVYFQLVDVLLHKAQFPSDEEYGFWSSDEKEQFRIYRVDISDTLMYVYEMLGAELLSNLYDKLGRLLTSSEEPYSWQHTEALLYGFQSIAETIDVNYSDVVPGLIGLIPRISISNVQLADTVMFTIGALSEWLADHPVMINSVLPLVLHALGNPELSVSSVSTLKKICRECKYDLPPYAANIVAVSQDVLMKQIHKTSQCMWLMQALGFLLSALQVEEILKNLHSLISPYIQQLEKLAEEIPNPSNKLAIVHILGLLSNLFTTLDVSHHEDDHEGPELRKLPVPQGPNPVVVVLQQVFQLIQKVLSKWLNDAQVVEAVCAIFEKSVKTLLDDFAPMVPQLCEMLGRMYSTIPQASALDLTRQLVHIFAHEPAHFPPIEALFLLVTSVTLTLFQQGPRDHPDIVDSFMQLLAQALKRKPDLFLCERLDVKAVFQCAVLALKFPEAPTVKASCGFFTELLPRCGEVESVGKVVQEDGRMLLIAVLEAIGGQASRSLMDCFADILFALNKHCFSLLSMWIKEALQPPGFPSARLSPEQKDTFSQQILRERVNKRRVKEMVKEFTLLCRGLHGTDYTADY; encoded by the exons ATGGAGCGGCGGGAGGAGCAGCcgggggctgcaggggctggagcAGCACCAGCCTTGGACTTCACTGTGGAGAACGTGGAGAAG GCGCTGCACCAGCTCTACTACGACCCTAACATTGAGAACAAGAACCTGGCTCAGAAGTGGCTGATGCAGGCCCAGGTCTCCCCACAGGCCTGGCACTTCAGCTGGCAGCTGCTGCAGCCTGACAAGGTACCTGAGATCCAGTACTTTGGGGCCAGTGCTCTGCATATCAAGATCTCTCGCTACTGGAGTGACATTCCCACTGACCAGTATGAAAGCCTAAAGGCACAGCTCTTCACCCAGATCACCCGCTTTGCCAGTGGCTCCAAGATTGTGCTGACTCGGCTGTGCGTGGCACTGGCCTCACTGGCTCTCAGCATGATGCCTGACGCTTGGCCATGTGCTGTGGCAGATATGGTACGACTCTTCCAGGCTGAGGACTCACCAGTGGATGGCCAGGGCCGCTGCCTCGCCCTGCTAGAACTGTTGACAGTGCTGCCtgaggagttccagaccagccgcCTTCCCCAATACCGCAAAGGCCTGGTACGGGCCAGCCTGGCAGTGGAGTGTGGGGCTGTCTTCCCATTGCTGGAGCAGCTGCTACAGCAGCCCAGCTCACCCAGCTGTGTGCGTCAGAAGGTGCTCAAGTGTTTCTCCAGCTGGGTGCAGCTGGAGGTGCCACTGCAGGACTGTGAGGCACTCATTCAGGCTGCCTTCGCTGCTCTGCAGGACTCGGAGCTCTTCGACAGCAGTGTGGAGGCCATTGTCAATGCCATCTCACAGCCTGATTCCCAGAG GTATGTGAACACACTCCTGAAACTCATCCCACtggtgctgggactgcaggaacAACTGCGACAGGCAGTGCAGAATGGGGACATGGAGACCTCCCATGGCATCTGTCGCATTGCTGTTGCTCTGGGCGAGAACCACTCCCG GGCCTTGCTGGACCAAGTAGAGCACTGGCAGAGCTTCCTGGCACTTGTCAACATGATTATGTTCTGCACGGGCATCCCTGGCCACTATCCTGTCAATGAGACTACCAGTTCCCTAACCCTCACCTTCTGGTACACACTGCAG GATGATATTCTGTCCTTTGAGGCAGAGAAGCAGGCTGTGTACCAGCAGGTATACCGGCCAGTCTACTTCCAGCTGGTGGATGTGCTCCTGCACAAGGCCCAGTTCCCTTCTGATGAGGAATATGGATTCTGGTCCTCAGATGAGAAGGAGCAGTTCCGAATTTACAG GGTGGACATCTCAGACACACTCATGTATGTCTATGAGATGCTGGGGGCCGAGCTGCTCAGCAACCTCTATGACAAGCTGGGTCGTTTGCTCACCAGCTCAGAGGAGCCCTACTCCTGGCAG CACACAGAGGCCCTGCTCTATGGCTTCCAATCCATCGCAGAGACCATTGACGTCAACTATTCTGATGTGGTGCCTGGGCTTATTGGACTCATCCCACGGATCAGCATCAGCAATGTGCAGCTGGCAGATACTGTCATGTTCACCATTG gAGCTCTGTCTGAATGGCTAGCTGACCACCCTGTCATGATCAACAGTGTACTGCCCCTTGTACTGCATGCCCTGGGCAATCCTGAGCTCTCTGTCTCTTCTGTTTCCACCCTCAAGAAGATCTGCCGAGAGTGCAAGTATGACCTGCCGCCCTATGCTGCCAATATCGTGGCTGTCTCCCAG GATGTGCTGATGAAACAAATCCACAAG ACGAGCCAGTGCATGTGGCTGATGCAGGCACTGGGCTTCCTGCTGTCAGCTCTGCAGGTGGAGGAGATCCTTAAGAACCTGCACTCACTCATCTCGCCCTATATCCAGCAGCTGGAGAAGCTGGCAGAAGAGATA CCCAATCCCTCCAACAAGCTGGCGATTGTGCACATCTTGGGGCTTCTCTCCAACCTCTTCACCACACTGGATGTCAGTCATCATGAGGATGATCATGAAGGCCCTGAGCTTCGGAAGCTGCCAGTGCCACAGGGACCCAACCCC gtggtggtggtgctgcAGCAGGTCTTCCAGCTTATCCAGAAGGTGCTGAGCAAATGGTTGAATGATGCCCAGGTGGTGGAG GCGGTATGCGCTATCTTTGAGAAGTCTGTTAAGACGCTGCTGGATGACTTTGCCCCCATGGTGCCACAGCTGTGTGAGATGCTGGGTCGGATGTACAGCACTAtcccccaggcctctgctctTGACCTCACTCGACAG CTGGTCCACATCTTTGCTCACGAGCCTGCCCACTTTCCTCCAATTGAGGCCCTCTTCCTGCTTGTCACCTCCGTCACACTCACTCTCTTCCAGCAAG ggCCCAGGGATCATCCTGATATTGTTGATTCATTTATGCAACTCCTGGCACAG GCTCTGAAGCGGAAACCAGATTTGTTCCTATGTGAACGGCTGGATGTCAAAGCTGTATTCCAGTGTG CTGTGCTGGCCCTCAAGTTCCCTGAGGCACCTACTGTCAAGGCCTCCTGTGGCTTCTTT ACAGAGCTGCTGCCTCGGTGTGGGGAAGTAGAATCTGTAGGAAAGGTGGTCCAGGAGGATGGTCGTATGCTGCTCATAGCAGTGCTGGAG GCCATCGGGGGCCAGGCCTCCCGCAGCCTCATGGACTGCTTTGCTGACATCCTGTTCGCACTGAACAAACACTGCTTCAGTCTTCTGAGCATGTGGATCAAGGAAGCACTGCAGCCACCTGGTTTTCCCTCTGCCCGCCTCAGCCCTGAACAGAAGGACACCTTCAGCCAACAGATCCTTCG TGAGCGAGTGAACAAGAGGCGGGTGAAGGAGATGGTGAAGGAGTTCACACTGCTGTGCCGGGGGCTACATGGCACAGATTACACAGCTGACTACTGA